The Chitinivorax sp. B DNA window GCAGCCGTGCTCAGCGGCGCCAGCGGCTGGAAGGCCATCGAAGTGTTCGGTGATGCCCAACTCGACTGGTTGCGCCAGTATCGTGGCTTCGAACATGGCATTCCGCGTCGCCACTGCATTGCGCACCTCATCCGGGCACTGGACGGGGAGGCGCTGATGCAGGCGCTGCTGGGCTGGATCAATGCCCGCCGCCAGGGCAGCGGGCAGGCGGTGATCGCCATCGATGGCAAGACCCT harbors:
- a CDS encoding ISAs1 family transposase, coding for MVLFTHLADLPDPRTPINIRHNLMDVVFLTFAAVLSGASGWKAIEVFGDAQLDWLRQYRGFEHGIPRRHCIAHLIRALDGEALMQALLGWINARRQGSGQAVIAIDGKTL